In bacterium, one genomic interval encodes:
- a CDS encoding Rieske 2Fe-2S domain-containing protein, translating into MMKIKMCALSGLPVGAAVEKRILARRVAVFNVNGTLYGIESECKHMKASLTTGGVVDGILTCKWHGWKYDLETGECLGRPGMKLRRYDVVVEGDDVYLML; encoded by the coding sequence ATGATGAAAATCAAAATGTGCGCTCTGTCCGGGCTTCCTGTCGGTGCTGCGGTTGAAAAACGAATTCTGGCTCGCCGTGTGGCGGTCTTTAACGTCAATGGCACGCTGTACGGTATCGAATCCGAATGCAAACATATGAAAGCCAGTCTGACCACCGGCGGAGTTGTCGATGGTATTCTCACCTGCAAATGGCACGGGTGGAAGTATGACCTCGAGACCGGCGAGTGCCTCGGTCGGCCGGGGATGAAACTCCGACGCTACGATGTGGTGGTCGAGGGTGACGACGTTTACCTTATGCTGTAG
- the ccsA gene encoding cytochrome c biogenesis protein CcsA, with amino-acid sequence MAHLGDFFIFTAAIGAFLSGLFYLLAWRGKEQYHNLGRRFFHVTTVATIGALSTLMYLILTHDFTVAYVYSYSSTDLPLHYLFATLWGGQEGTFLLWLFYTVILGTIMMFTARQFERGNMFFLNLFVLSLLLIMIKKSPFELMPVFREEGAGLNPLLQNFWMTIHPPIMFSGFAGTVFPFCFALTALVERKYHTWAEAARRWTIFAWGTLGVSLILGGYWAYETLGWGGFWAWDPVENSSLIPWIFLTAQVHSLFIKRQRRGLLRFSLFAVCMTFWSVLYGTFLTRSGVLADFSVHSFVDLGINAFLVTGLFFFVGMGLFFMAYRWRDITPEPSYSKVASRSYLVTLGVVVLFIGGLLVLIGTSAPLLTRVTENPSNVGQPYYFATMTPIAVCILLLISLFPVFRWNDGLAKRWLLILGGSVFALTVVTMLLTGFTSQIIYLALFGAASSALVVNGYVLYESFRQGRWQTGYLSHCGLALALTGAALANGFETKQQVNLVQNQPSNVMGYEITFTGVESTEKGFDCHLNVVNGDDQFTAILPHEFPKNQEGVMKKPHVETYLTYDIYFAPASIELPKEEPQGEYFLKKGETVQVDKYAVTFHRFEMGNHGDQDSAMSAAAIVTIAYDGKTEELAPELVVRGNEVTPIYSRFDNERGSIFIAGVRPEDGGVKLAFEGPFVPTGASTPGLLVIELSKKPLIQLFWIGCFLAFLGGFLSMYNRKRRRTDSGTQDSNETRRELQSVASDAA; translated from the coding sequence GTGGCGCATCTCGGCGATTTCTTCATCTTCACCGCAGCGATCGGCGCTTTTCTTTCAGGTCTATTTTATCTGCTCGCCTGGCGAGGCAAAGAGCAGTATCACAATCTCGGTCGTCGCTTTTTCCATGTGACCACCGTGGCCACTATCGGCGCGCTCAGCACCCTCATGTATCTCATCCTGACGCACGATTTCACGGTCGCCTATGTCTATTCTTATTCGTCAACCGATCTTCCGCTCCATTACTTGTTCGCCACTCTCTGGGGCGGACAGGAAGGGACCTTCCTTCTTTGGCTCTTCTATACGGTGATCCTTGGCACCATCATGATGTTCACCGCCCGGCAGTTCGAGCGCGGAAACATGTTCTTCCTGAACCTGTTTGTACTCTCTCTTCTGCTCATCATGATCAAGAAGTCTCCATTCGAGCTGATGCCGGTCTTTCGCGAAGAGGGCGCCGGGTTGAATCCGCTATTGCAAAATTTCTGGATGACCATTCATCCGCCCATCATGTTCTCCGGCTTTGCCGGAACGGTCTTTCCGTTCTGTTTCGCGTTGACCGCGCTGGTTGAGCGGAAATATCATACCTGGGCTGAGGCCGCCCGCCGCTGGACTATATTTGCCTGGGGTACTCTGGGTGTCTCGCTGATCCTTGGCGGCTACTGGGCATATGAAACGCTTGGCTGGGGTGGCTTCTGGGCATGGGATCCAGTCGAAAACTCGTCGCTCATCCCCTGGATCTTCCTGACCGCTCAGGTGCACTCGCTTTTCATCAAACGTCAGCGTCGCGGACTTCTCCGCTTTTCGCTTTTTGCCGTCTGCATGACATTCTGGTCGGTGCTGTACGGCACTTTCCTGACTCGTTCAGGCGTGCTTGCGGATTTCTCTGTCCATTCCTTTGTTGATCTGGGTATCAACGCGTTTCTTGTCACTGGCCTCTTCTTCTTTGTGGGAATGGGGCTGTTTTTCATGGCCTACAGATGGCGCGATATCACTCCAGAACCTTCTTATTCTAAAGTGGCATCACGCTCTTATCTGGTGACCCTCGGAGTGGTGGTACTGTTTATCGGTGGCCTGCTGGTGCTGATCGGTACATCTGCGCCGCTCTTGACGCGCGTGACCGAGAACCCCTCGAATGTCGGTCAGCCCTACTATTTCGCCACCATGACGCCAATCGCCGTCTGCATCTTACTGTTGATCTCGCTCTTCCCGGTCTTCCGCTGGAATGATGGTCTTGCCAAGCGTTGGCTGTTGATCCTCGGCGGCTCCGTATTTGCTCTGACCGTGGTAACCATGTTGCTCACCGGATTCACCTCCCAGATAATCTATCTGGCACTTTTTGGCGCGGCCTCATCGGCGCTGGTCGTCAACGGCTATGTGCTCTATGAGTCGTTCCGGCAGGGACGCTGGCAAACCGGCTATCTTTCTCACTGCGGACTGGCTCTTGCCCTAACAGGCGCTGCTCTCGCCAACGGCTTCGAAACTAAGCAACAGGTTAATCTGGTACAGAATCAGCCGTCCAATGTTATGGGCTACGAGATCACCTTCACCGGTGTTGAATCGACCGAAAAAGGCTTTGACTGCCACCTGAACGTGGTCAATGGCGATGATCAGTTCACTGCCATTCTGCCCCACGAATTCCCGAAAAATCAGGAAGGCGTGATGAAGAAACCCCATGTCGAAACATATCTAACCTACGACATTTACTTCGCTCCTGCATCGATAGAACTCCCCAAAGAAGAACCCCAGGGAGAGTACTTCCTGAAAAAAGGGGAGACGGTCCAGGTGGACAAATACGCCGTCACCTTCCATCGCTTTGAAATGGGTAATCACGGCGACCAGGATAGCGCCATGAGCGCCGCCGCTATTGTCACCATCGCTTATGATGGCAAGACCGAGGAGTTGGCCCCAGAACTGGTTGTTCGCGGTAATGAAGTTACCCCGATCTACTCGCGCTTCGACAACGAACGCGGCTCGATCTTCATTGCGGGCGTTCGCCCTGAAGATGGCGGAGTCAAACTTGCTTTCGAGGGTCCGTTTGTCCCCACTGGCGCCTCAACCCCGGGCCTTCTGGTGATTGAATTATCGAAAAAGCCGCTCATCCAGCTCTTCTGGATTGGCTGTTTCCTGGCATTTCTTGGCGGATTTCTCAGTATGTACAACCGCAAGCGTCGACGCACTGACAGCGGCACTCAGGATTCTAACGAAACCCGGAGAGAACTGCAGTCAGTTGCCAGCGATGCCGCCTGA
- a CDS encoding M23 family metallopeptidase has product MNRRSTFLQIARFSLILCLATPCALFAAWPLAGQIDLSSGFGDYRSGRFHAGLDLRTGGVPGKEVKAPVAGYISRIRMAYTGYGKGLYMTGDDGHTYVFGHLQGFNPLLEKLVKAKQTQARRYFVDIELPADSIRVKPGELIAYSGQTGAGAPHLHFEKRAPNNIPLNPLTHGYKLSDKVRPTFERVGFQMTDDHSLFSDGNRKIFFPVKGTGKAGSFKLDTVLYFNAPFGLLADCYDMMRTGGMRQTVYRMQLYVDQTLYYQVEMDTIDYNETAAASLIYDFGEAVDGEPRVKRLYHRIGNGYAGTTSYGPGKGIVGSEDQLAWGLHNLRIVAEDAFGNRSELTAAFIWGPSEDLHPFDSMVTINDTTIDYYFSVHAAYQQLGIISRAVFLNRGDTWHKVPHAIISEPEPNRVVVRMTGDGQPRAVFRFQYTTQTKCQIADFPFNGFALRGILPPKVAYELTDDGMIVRGELAGRTGYHAQVELFQGDSLLGIEHLRRFISMNHYAFYIPTKPEYQMITRIQLRFQSELGIEPRVLDSLMIIQAGRRDTVRLAVDTLFELVIDSTDLYQPCFVDLRKSVLSGKDALRLMTDHYMFGPEDLLLKGPVDLRARLLKPFPLPKQLGLCRLDKKKDAWVWLGTTINPKGELIATANRGGSYLVVADFQPPKISGISLPEYRPIKEPTPEIRFTLSDDLSGFEDDRSIIITIDGTWQIPEYDPETKICRTTPLQPLKSGEHQLKIIAVDRAGNQAQKSVTFQIADNTAAKKGKGK; this is encoded by the coding sequence ATGAATCGTCGCTCAACTTTCCTTCAAATCGCCCGCTTCTCACTAATACTATGTTTAGCAACACCTTGCGCGCTCTTTGCCGCCTGGCCGCTCGCCGGACAAATTGATCTTTCATCTGGCTTTGGCGATTATCGTTCCGGGCGATTCCATGCCGGTTTGGACCTTCGTACCGGCGGTGTTCCCGGAAAAGAGGTCAAAGCCCCGGTCGCTGGCTATATCTCGCGAATCCGGATGGCCTATACCGGATATGGGAAAGGTCTCTATATGACCGGCGATGATGGCCATACCTATGTTTTTGGTCATCTTCAGGGATTTAATCCGCTCCTCGAGAAGCTGGTTAAAGCCAAACAAACCCAGGCAAGACGCTACTTTGTTGATATAGAATTGCCAGCCGACTCAATTCGCGTTAAGCCGGGTGAGCTGATCGCCTATTCCGGACAGACCGGTGCCGGTGCACCACACCTGCACTTTGAGAAACGTGCCCCCAACAATATTCCGCTCAATCCGCTGACCCACGGTTACAAACTCTCAGACAAAGTACGGCCAACCTTTGAGCGCGTCGGCTTCCAGATGACCGATGATCACTCCCTTTTCTCCGACGGTAATAGAAAGATCTTCTTCCCGGTCAAAGGGACCGGCAAGGCCGGATCTTTCAAACTGGACACCGTTTTGTACTTCAACGCCCCTTTCGGCTTGCTCGCGGACTGCTACGACATGATGCGTACGGGGGGCATGCGCCAGACTGTTTACCGAATGCAGTTGTATGTCGATCAGACTCTCTACTACCAGGTCGAAATGGACACGATCGACTACAACGAGACTGCCGCGGCCAGCCTGATCTATGATTTTGGCGAAGCAGTTGATGGTGAACCGCGCGTCAAGCGACTCTACCACCGTATTGGCAATGGGTATGCCGGAACCACCAGCTATGGACCGGGGAAGGGGATTGTCGGTTCTGAAGATCAGCTTGCTTGGGGCTTGCACAATCTTCGGATCGTGGCCGAAGATGCCTTTGGCAACCGTAGCGAATTGACCGCAGCTTTTATCTGGGGGCCGTCCGAGGATCTGCATCCGTTCGACTCTATGGTCACGATCAATGATACCACGATCGACTACTACTTTTCAGTTCACGCCGCATATCAGCAGTTAGGGATCATTTCCCGGGCGGTATTCTTGAATCGTGGCGACACCTGGCATAAGGTGCCTCATGCCATCATCAGTGAACCGGAACCGAATCGCGTTGTAGTGCGAATGACCGGGGATGGTCAGCCACGGGCGGTCTTCCGTTTCCAGTATACCACTCAGACAAAGTGCCAGATCGCTGACTTTCCCTTCAATGGATTTGCGCTTCGCGGCATTCTCCCTCCGAAAGTTGCCTACGAATTGACTGATGACGGGATGATTGTGCGGGGCGAACTCGCCGGTCGAACCGGCTATCACGCGCAGGTCGAGTTGTTTCAAGGCGACAGCCTGCTCGGTATCGAACATCTCCGGCGATTCATCTCGATGAACCACTATGCCTTTTACATCCCTACCAAGCCTGAATACCAGATGATCACGCGAATTCAACTGCGCTTTCAGAGCGAACTGGGGATCGAACCACGCGTGCTCGATTCTTTGATGATAATCCAGGCGGGACGCCGGGATACTGTCAGGCTCGCGGTTGACACCCTATTCGAGTTAGTGATCGATAGCACTGATCTTTACCAGCCGTGCTTTGTTGACCTGCGAAAGTCGGTGCTTTCCGGAAAAGATGCGCTTCGCCTGATGACCGATCACTACATGTTTGGACCGGAAGACCTTTTGCTAAAAGGCCCGGTAGACCTGCGGGCGCGCCTGCTCAAACCGTTCCCTCTCCCCAAGCAACTAGGGCTCTGCCGTCTGGATAAGAAGAAAGATGCCTGGGTCTGGCTCGGTACGACAATCAATCCAAAAGGTGAGCTGATTGCCACCGCCAACCGTGGCGGTTCCTATCTGGTTGTCGCCGATTTCCAGCCCCCCAAGATCAGCGGGATCAGTCTGCCGGAATATCGTCCCATCAAAGAGCCAACCCCTGAGATAAGATTCACCTTGAGCGATGATCTCTCCGGATTTGAAGATGATAGAAGCATAATAATCACGATCGATGGCACCTGGCAGATCCCGGAATATGATCCGGAGACCAAGATCTGTCGGACCACACCCCTCCAGCCCCTGAAATCGGGCGAACATCAGTTGAAGATCATTGCCGTGGACCGCGCCGGCAATCAGGCACAGAAGAGCGTGACGTTTCAGATCGCCGATAATACCGCCGCCAAAAAGGGGAAGGGGAAGTAG
- a CDS encoding electron transfer flavoprotein-ubiquinone oxidoreductase translates to MPTEREILETDILIVGAGPAGLAVAYRLAQLLADNPAVEKPEILFMDKGSYVGAHSLSGAVMDPRGIAELIPDYKEKGAPLEAPVSADSFCYLTPSGNLKAPINPPPLDNHGNYIISLNKFSGWLAKQVEEMGVDIYSGMAGFELLVEDGKVIGVQTVDMGLDKDGTPKSNFEPGSLVHAKVTILCEGVHGSLTRQAFEKIPELTRDCQPQSYLTGVKEVWELPAGRISAGQVVHTIGYPAESYEYGGGWVYGMSDTLVSVGYCIGLDSPDPTNDPHARFQMYKSHPLIRSFLDGGTMLHYGAKTVPVAGYYSIPRLYHDGLMLAGDSAGMLNPQRLKGVHLAIKSGMMVAETLFDAIKSGDYSANTLKGYADRFRASWAYKELYDTRNFHAGFKSGLFAGLFHGGIQMVTGGRGLFDRKPHHRDHEYMLKLDQFAQRFGKPATAKDLKFDGKLTFDKVTDVYKSGTMHEEHQPSHLVIADYDICNTRCTQEYGNPCQHFCPADVYNMVDDPARPGKLKLELTPSNCVHCKTCDIADPYQVIRWVTPQGGEGPNYTNC, encoded by the coding sequence ATGCCTACTGAACGCGAAATTCTCGAGACAGATATTCTCATCGTCGGGGCCGGTCCTGCCGGCCTGGCTGTCGCCTACCGACTGGCCCAACTTCTCGCCGACAATCCCGCTGTCGAAAAACCTGAGATCCTCTTCATGGATAAAGGTTCTTATGTCGGCGCACACTCCCTTTCCGGTGCGGTCATGGATCCGCGCGGGATCGCCGAGCTGATCCCGGATTACAAAGAGAAAGGCGCACCGCTCGAGGCGCCCGTCTCCGCGGATTCCTTCTGTTATCTCACACCCTCCGGCAACCTCAAGGCGCCGATCAATCCGCCACCACTCGACAATCATGGCAACTACATCATCTCGCTCAATAAGTTCTCCGGATGGCTGGCGAAACAGGTCGAGGAGATGGGAGTTGACATCTACTCCGGCATGGCCGGTTTTGAGCTGCTGGTCGAGGATGGCAAAGTGATCGGAGTCCAGACCGTTGATATGGGACTCGACAAAGATGGAACGCCGAAATCGAATTTTGAACCCGGCTCGCTGGTGCATGCCAAAGTGACTATTCTCTGCGAAGGTGTACATGGCTCACTCACCCGCCAGGCTTTCGAGAAGATTCCCGAACTGACGCGCGATTGCCAGCCGCAATCCTACCTGACTGGCGTCAAAGAGGTCTGGGAGCTCCCCGCCGGACGCATCTCCGCCGGACAGGTCGTCCATACCATCGGCTATCCAGCCGAATCGTACGAATATGGCGGCGGATGGGTCTACGGCATGTCTGATACTCTCGTCTCAGTCGGCTATTGCATAGGTCTCGATTCACCGGATCCGACCAACGACCCGCATGCCCGTTTCCAGATGTACAAATCGCACCCCCTGATCCGCTCTTTTCTGGATGGTGGGACAATGCTCCACTATGGTGCGAAAACAGTCCCGGTCGCTGGCTATTATTCGATCCCCAGACTCTACCACGACGGCCTGATGCTCGCCGGCGACTCAGCCGGTATGCTCAATCCGCAACGTCTCAAAGGAGTGCACCTGGCGATCAAATCCGGCATGATGGTAGCCGAAACCCTGTTTGATGCCATCAAGTCGGGAGACTATTCGGCCAACACGCTCAAGGGATACGCCGACCGATTCCGCGCGAGTTGGGCGTACAAAGAGCTGTACGACACGCGCAATTTCCACGCCGGTTTCAAGTCCGGATTATTCGCCGGACTATTCCATGGCGGCATCCAGATGGTTACTGGCGGGCGCGGGCTGTTCGATCGAAAGCCGCACCATCGCGATCACGAGTATATGCTCAAGTTGGATCAGTTCGCGCAGCGGTTCGGCAAACCAGCCACTGCAAAGGATCTGAAATTCGACGGCAAACTGACCTTTGACAAGGTCACCGATGTTTACAAATCGGGGACCATGCACGAAGAACATCAGCCGTCGCACCTGGTGATCGCAGATTATGACATCTGCAACACCCGGTGTACGCAGGAGTACGGTAACCCCTGCCAGCACTTCTGTCCGGCCGATGTCTACAATATGGTGGATGACCCAGCCCGTCCCGGGAAGCTGAAGCTGGAACTGACCCCTTCCAACTGTGTCCATTGCAAAACGTGTGATATTGCCGACCCCTACCAGGTGATCCGCTGGGTCACACCACAGGGAGGCGAGGGGCCGAATTACACTAACTGCTGA
- a CDS encoding O-methyltransferase, whose product MHKKVHRYLLEMTPERPEMLQEMERYAAKHKFPIIGPLVGRLLYQMALSIKAKRVLELGSGYGYSALWFAMAIGPKGEIVLTDGDKANKVRALEYIERSRLRTKFDFRVGNALNIARNLPGPYDIILNDIDKQDYPRTIDLAAARLRKGGLFITDNLIWSGRVADKEMDKTTRRIVEFTRLLYADKRFFTTVLPIRDGVGIAVRI is encoded by the coding sequence ATGCACAAGAAAGTACATCGCTATCTGCTGGAAATGACTCCTGAACGGCCCGAAATGCTTCAGGAGATGGAACGCTATGCCGCGAAACACAAGTTTCCCATAATTGGACCGTTGGTCGGGCGATTACTCTACCAGATGGCGCTTTCCATCAAGGCGAAAAGAGTACTGGAACTTGGCTCGGGATATGGTTACTCCGCCCTCTGGTTTGCCATGGCGATCGGCCCAAAAGGGGAGATCGTCCTGACCGATGGAGACAAAGCCAATAAAGTACGGGCGCTTGAGTACATTGAACGTTCTCGTCTGCGTACAAAGTTTGATTTCAGGGTAGGGAATGCGTTGAATATCGCCCGGAATCTGCCCGGACCGTACGACATCATTCTCAACGACATCGATAAACAGGATTATCCACGCACTATCGACCTGGCCGCCGCTCGCCTTCGCAAGGGCGGACTCTTCATAACAGATAATCTGATCTGGTCGGGCCGGGTTGCAGACAAAGAGATGGACAAAACCACTCGCCGGATCGTGGAGTTTACGCGACTCCTCTACGCCGATAAGCGGTTCTTCACCACCGTCCTGCCGATCCGGGATGGCGTCGGTATTGCTGTCCGAATCTAA
- a CDS encoding carbon-nitrogen hydrolase family protein has translation MLVKVVAVQAMMGGRITLEEKIHIFKQRPDFVCLPEYYLIDPTVTDYQRAALRQNEYLDYLCRLSDELHTCIVGGSIVEAAEGKLFNTSFVIDHGSILGKYRKRFPVPGELAKGISPGSDNLVVTLDGVRFAMMICGDVFYPHLYDELREAGADIIFVPTTSLYRPDDSLSQKKNRDQKYFLAGASQACAYVVKVCGVGEIFGRPLQGRSLIAAPWGILQQTTMYEESQSRILTTTLDINEVREFGQKLQASQARTDVHSLLG, from the coding sequence ATGCTCGTAAAAGTAGTGGCCGTGCAGGCAATGATGGGCGGACGGATCACGCTGGAAGAGAAGATCCATATCTTCAAACAGCGACCTGATTTCGTCTGCCTGCCGGAATACTATCTTATCGATCCCACCGTGACCGATTATCAGCGGGCCGCCTTGCGCCAGAATGAATACCTCGATTATCTCTGCCGCCTCTCCGATGAACTGCACACCTGCATTGTTGGAGGATCGATTGTCGAAGCCGCGGAGGGAAAATTGTTCAATACTTCGTTCGTCATCGACCACGGCTCGATCCTCGGCAAGTATAGAAAACGGTTTCCCGTCCCCGGTGAACTCGCCAAGGGGATCTCTCCCGGTTCTGATAATCTGGTCGTGACGCTCGACGGTGTCAGGTTCGCCATGATGATCTGCGGCGATGTGTTTTATCCGCATCTTTACGACGAGTTGCGTGAAGCTGGCGCGGATATAATTTTCGTCCCGACAACATCGCTCTATCGTCCCGATGATTCGCTCTCTCAGAAAAAGAACCGCGACCAGAAGTATTTCCTTGCCGGTGCCTCACAGGCCTGCGCTTATGTCGTGAAAGTTTGCGGTGTGGGAGAGATTTTCGGACGTCCGCTCCAGGGAAGGTCCCTGATCGCCGCCCCCTGGGGTATCCTTCAGCAGACCACCATGTATGAAGAATCCCAGTCTCGCATCCTTACCACGACTCTCGATATCAACGAGGTCCGCGAGTTTGGCCAGAAACTGCAGGCAAGCCAGGCCAGGACCGACGTGCATTCGCTTCTCGGCTGA
- a CDS encoding peptidylprolyl isomerase, giving the protein MFESLRKMIFPIIIIVLLFFVAMIVLEWGLDITGRSMGGEANYAGSINGENVTWEMYQRLYTQLYQNESQRSDAEVPDSKIRELEQTAWNQLVHDELLSQEAAKNNIVVTEKELYAYLRMQPPSYLQQVPAFLTNGQFDYQKYVQAMADPQWTSFWAQLEPGVRGEIERLKMQEIVVQTVAVSETELRQTFLEGFESVKIGLVNVPQSRFAASTPAPTEDQLKQYFEKNKEKYKVEERAVLNLVMLEKKPTDEDWSSTGARLKVIYDSIRGGADFAEMARTYSEDGSSAAGGDLGWYQQGKMVPEFDQMTFRMQEGEVSEPFRTQFGWHIIKHHGYRDTVLTPGTPKVREAHTSHILLRVESSQSSLDASYQRLSDFQLIADEKGFSAAVSETGLEVKTTTPFSRRMAVPFIGYDVVADSFAFQNEVGAVSTVMENNSAFFVLEVAQRLPAGEAQYEEAKPRVTQEVRREMIAEQCRAQAERVVAGTRAGQSLEIAAKANGLIYTTTDWLTRNSYQTELGRDPVAISAAFSMSTPGEIVGPISYSAGAAVMQLIEKQSPDLTQFNEKRDSIYSQIMSAKQQEMYSRWYENLMQSSKIVNNVARANRQSYN; this is encoded by the coding sequence ATGTTTGAATCATTGCGGAAAATGATCTTCCCTATCATCATCATCGTTTTGCTGTTTTTCGTGGCGATGATCGTACTTGAGTGGGGTCTGGATATCACCGGTCGGTCGATGGGGGGCGAAGCCAACTATGCCGGATCGATCAACGGCGAAAATGTCACCTGGGAAATGTACCAGCGGCTTTACACACAGCTCTATCAGAATGAGTCGCAACGGTCTGATGCCGAGGTGCCGGACAGCAAGATCCGCGAGCTTGAGCAGACCGCCTGGAACCAGTTGGTCCATGACGAGTTGCTGAGCCAGGAAGCGGCCAAAAACAATATCGTCGTCACGGAAAAAGAGCTGTATGCCTATTTGAGAATGCAGCCTCCGTCATACCTCCAACAGGTTCCGGCATTTCTGACGAACGGTCAGTTCGATTATCAGAAGTATGTGCAGGCAATGGCCGATCCGCAGTGGACCTCATTCTGGGCCCAGCTTGAACCTGGCGTTCGGGGCGAGATTGAGCGACTCAAAATGCAGGAGATCGTCGTCCAGACTGTTGCGGTCTCCGAGACCGAACTGAGACAGACGTTCCTGGAAGGGTTTGAGTCGGTGAAGATCGGACTGGTTAATGTGCCGCAGAGCCGTTTTGCGGCCAGCACACCGGCGCCGACTGAAGATCAGTTGAAGCAGTATTTTGAGAAGAACAAAGAGAAATACAAAGTGGAAGAGCGGGCGGTTCTCAATCTGGTCATGCTGGAAAAGAAGCCGACCGACGAAGACTGGTCATCGACCGGTGCCCGTTTGAAAGTGATCTATGATTCGATCCGTGGAGGGGCAGATTTTGCCGAGATGGCCAGGACCTACTCCGAAGATGGCTCATCGGCGGCCGGAGGCGACCTGGGCTGGTATCAGCAGGGGAAGATGGTCCCGGAATTCGATCAGATGACATTTAGAATGCAGGAAGGCGAAGTCAGCGAGCCATTCCGCACCCAATTTGGCTGGCACATAATCAAGCATCACGGGTACCGGGACACGGTTTTGACGCCGGGCACTCCGAAAGTACGCGAAGCACATACTTCACATATTCTCCTGCGCGTGGAATCATCGCAGAGTTCACTGGATGCCTCTTACCAGCGGCTCTCTGATTTCCAGTTGATCGCCGACGAAAAGGGGTTCAGCGCCGCGGTGAGTGAGACTGGTCTCGAAGTCAAGACAACCACTCCGTTCAGCCGTCGGATGGCAGTGCCGTTCATCGGATATGATGTGGTAGCGGATTCGTTCGCGTTTCAGAATGAAGTTGGCGCTGTATCCACGGTCATGGAAAACAACTCAGCGTTTTTCGTTCTTGAAGTGGCGCAGCGTCTCCCTGCCGGCGAAGCACAGTATGAAGAAGCGAAACCTCGCGTAACGCAGGAAGTCCGTCGCGAAATGATCGCTGAGCAGTGCCGCGCGCAAGCAGAGAGAGTGGTCGCCGGCACCCGCGCGGGACAGTCGCTTGAGATTGCGGCTAAGGCGAACGGGCTGATCTACACGACCACCGACTGGCTGACCCGCAATAGCTATCAGACGGAACTGGGCCGTGATCCGGTGGCGATCTCGGCGGCATTCTCGATGTCGACGCCTGGTGAGATCGTCGGTCCGATCAGTTACAGCGCCGGCGCGGCGGTGATGCAGTTGATTGAGAAGCAGTCCCCCGACCTGACGCAGTTCAACGAAAAGCGTGATTCGATCTATTCGCAGATCATGTCGGCCAAGCAGCAGGAGATGTACTCCCGCTGGTACGAGAATCTGATGCAATCATCGAAGATCGTGAACAACGTGGCGCGCGCCAACCGTCAGTCTTACAACTAG
- the ispH gene encoding 4-hydroxy-3-methylbut-2-enyl diphosphate reductase: protein MLKKIIIARHHGFCMGVKRAINIAEETALDKGRKVTILNEIVHNETVVQRFLDKGVGQVYSLNEVNEGTLIISAHGIAPNVIEEAKAKGLDVVDATCPLVTRIYNIVMKVIDNGYHVIHFGDPHHDETQGVVGHAPDRITVVTNKSELPNLPDWTDRKLGLTSQSTCNQEEVAEFQKLAKEKWPHIEIFDTICNATTQRQNAILDLAPQVNMVLVVGSKTSANSVRLAQISDAICGRGILISSASDIKDDWFTDDSIERVGISAGASTPEFLVEAVIQRLVTISGGTAEVVVPERRERIRNLAQQAG from the coding sequence CTGAAGAAGATCATCATCGCCCGCCATCACGGCTTCTGCATGGGAGTCAAGCGGGCGATCAATATCGCCGAGGAAACCGCCCTGGATAAAGGCCGCAAGGTGACCATCCTCAATGAGATCGTGCACAACGAAACTGTTGTGCAGCGTTTTCTCGACAAAGGCGTTGGTCAGGTCTATTCCCTCAATGAAGTCAACGAAGGCACGCTTATCATCTCAGCTCATGGTATCGCCCCCAACGTGATCGAAGAAGCCAAGGCGAAGGGGCTCGATGTTGTCGATGCCACCTGCCCGCTGGTGACTCGCATCTATAATATCGTGATGAAGGTGATCGACAACGGTTACCATGTCATTCATTTTGGCGACCCGCATCATGATGAGACCCAGGGAGTAGTGGGCCACGCTCCGGACCGCATTACTGTGGTCACCAATAAGAGCGAACTGCCCAATTTGCCTGACTGGACCGACCGAAAACTCGGCCTTACTTCTCAGTCGACTTGCAACCAGGAAGAAGTCGCTGAATTTCAGAAACTGGCCAAAGAGAAATGGCCGCATATCGAGATATTTGACACCATCTGTAATGCCACCACCCAGCGGCAGAACGCGATTCTCGACCTCGCCCCGCAAGTGAATATGGTGCTGGTCGTTGGCTCAAAAACATCGGCCAATTCCGTCCGTCTGGCCCAGATCTCCGATGCCATTTGTGGACGCGGAATATTGATATCATCGGCCTCTGATATAAAGGATGACTGGTTCACTGACGACTCTATAGAAAGAGTCGGTATCTCCGCCGGTGCCTCCACTCCGGAGTTTCTGGTCGAGGCCGTAATCCAGCGACTGGTGACTATCTCCGGCGGAACCGCCGAAGTGGTGGTGCCGGAACGTCGCGAACGGATCCGCAATCTGGCCCAGCAAGCCGGCTAA